A part of Carassius carassius chromosome 32, fCarCar2.1, whole genome shotgun sequence genomic DNA contains:
- the khk gene encoding ketohexokinase isoform X2: MGDKKILSIGLVCLDIINVVDKYPEEDTDTSCLSQRWQRGGNASNTCTVLSLLGAPCAFMGSLAPGPVADFILNDFQMYKIDISLLLEHADCSFPASVVISSVTTGSRTILHMNRNLPDVSVEDFSKVDLSQYKWIHWEGRNADEQVKMIERVREYNSKQEEKNRISISVEIEKTREPLYQLFPLGDLVFVSKDVAQHFGFTSSAAALKGIYGRLRKGATLICAWAEKGADAMGPDGVIIHSDAFPPEKLVDTLGAGDTFNASVIYSLSNGGSLQDALTFGCQIAGKKCGIHGYDGILH; this comes from the exons ATGGGAGACAAAAAGATACTCAGCATTGGTTTGGTGTGTCTGGATATCATAAATGTTGTGGATAAATACCCGGAAGAAGATACTGATACCAG TTGTTTGTCTCAGAGATGGCAGAGGGGAGGAAATGCGTCAAACACGTGCACAGTTTTGTCTCTTCTTGGGGCCCCGTGTGCATTTATGGGGTCCTTGGCTCCTGGACCAGTAGCTGA CTTCATCTTGAATGACTTTCAAATGTACAAGATTGACATCTCTCTTCTTCTGGAGCATGCTGATTGCTCCTTTCCAGCTTCTGTAGTAATCAGCAGTGTGACGACAGGAAGCCGTACAATTCTGCATATGAACAg AAACTTGCCAGATGTTTCTGTAGAAGATTTTTCAAAGGTGGACCTGAGCCAGTACAAGTGGATCCACTGGGAG GGCCGTAATGCTGACGAACAAGTGAAGATGATTGAGAGGGTGAGAGAGTATAACAGTAAACAGGAAGAGAAGAACAGAATCAGCATCTCTGTGGAAATCGAGAAGACCAGGGAACCCCTCTATCAGCTCTTCCCTCTTGGTGATTTG GTCTTTGTCAGTAAGGATGTGGCCCAGCACTTTGGGTTTACCTCATCCGCTGCTGCATTGAAGGGTATCTACGGTCGTCTGAGAAAGGG AGCTACCCTAATTTGTGCCTGGGCAGAAAAGGGAGCGGATGCCATGGGTCCCGATGGTGTAATTATCCATTCAGATGCATTCCCACCTGAGAAGCTTGTAGACACGCTTGGAGCAGGAGATACGTTTAATGCCTCTGTGATATATTCCCTTTCTAACG GGGGCAGCCTACAGGATGCTCTCACATTTGGCTGCCAGATTGCAGGCAAAAAATGCGGCATCCACGGATATGATGGAATTTTACACTGA
- the khk gene encoding ketohexokinase isoform X1, with translation MGDKKILSIGLVCLDIINVVDKYPEEDTDTSCLSQRWQRGGNASNTCTVLSLLGAPCAFMGSLAPGPVADFILNDFQMYKIDISLLLEHADCSFPASVVISSVTTGSRTILHMNSFIVGDFAQCGVDISGVAWQLWGETPCACCVVCPTKGSRTVVLSDTNLPDVSVEDFSKVDLSQYKWIHWEGRNADEQVKMIERVREYNSKQEEKNRISISVEIEKTREPLYQLFPLGDLVFVSKDVAQHFGFTSSAAALKGIYGRLRKGATLICAWAEKGADAMGPDGVIIHSDAFPPEKLVDTLGAGDTFNASVIYSLSNGGSLQDALTFGCQIAGKKCGIHGYDGILH, from the exons ATGGGAGACAAAAAGATACTCAGCATTGGTTTGGTGTGTCTGGATATCATAAATGTTGTGGATAAATACCCGGAAGAAGATACTGATACCAG TTGTTTGTCTCAGAGATGGCAGAGGGGAGGAAATGCGTCAAACACGTGCACAGTTTTGTCTCTTCTTGGGGCCCCGTGTGCATTTATGGGGTCCTTGGCTCCTGGACCAGTAGCTGA CTTCATCTTGAATGACTTTCAAATGTACAAGATTGACATCTCTCTTCTTCTGGAGCATGCTGATTGCTCCTTTCCAGCTTCTGTAGTAATCAGCAGTGTGACGACAGGAAGCCGTACAATTCTGCATATGAACAg TTTCATCGTGGGGGATTTTGCACAGTGTGGGGTGGACATATCTGGTGTGGCTTGGCAGCTGTGGGGTGAGACACCGTGTGCCTGTTGTGTGGTGTGTCCCACCAAGGGCTCTCGCACTGTCGTGCTCTCGGACAC AAACTTGCCAGATGTTTCTGTAGAAGATTTTTCAAAGGTGGACCTGAGCCAGTACAAGTGGATCCACTGGGAG GGCCGTAATGCTGACGAACAAGTGAAGATGATTGAGAGGGTGAGAGAGTATAACAGTAAACAGGAAGAGAAGAACAGAATCAGCATCTCTGTGGAAATCGAGAAGACCAGGGAACCCCTCTATCAGCTCTTCCCTCTTGGTGATTTG GTCTTTGTCAGTAAGGATGTGGCCCAGCACTTTGGGTTTACCTCATCCGCTGCTGCATTGAAGGGTATCTACGGTCGTCTGAGAAAGGG AGCTACCCTAATTTGTGCCTGGGCAGAAAAGGGAGCGGATGCCATGGGTCCCGATGGTGTAATTATCCATTCAGATGCATTCCCACCTGAGAAGCTTGTAGACACGCTTGGAGCAGGAGATACGTTTAATGCCTCTGTGATATATTCCCTTTCTAACG GGGGCAGCCTACAGGATGCTCTCACATTTGGCTGCCAGATTGCAGGCAAAAAATGCGGCATCCACGGATATGATGGAATTTTACACTGA
- the LOC132112488 gene encoding EMILIN-1-A-like: protein MDGAVLLISMLVLVFSGDVWSASYPQRYNLYAGTQTQTQPLNGARAASRHRNWCAYVVTKTVSCVVEDGVETYVKPDYQPCSWGVQCTRVVVYRTYMRPRYKVAYKMVTEMEWKCCHGYSGEDCNEGPNGGSDTQISTSRPWPRPQPGQTGTNNGHGQSGGNGRGDNDKMKQLEDKIQKLTKDLTDLQSTLRGMNEKFQEEMRKPGFNSGKAPADAAQPEMNETIHNIQTKLDQLDNRTQAHDKTLVSINNHLVNGKGGGNDLDNGGVGGSRFNTLKEEILRELERRVTLSCSACQSGVDDLKQQQQQDRERIFALEKQINAMDQRHRQTLDGLRRDLSRSQGCCDTVTNLSRRLNDMDRKISSTSEAYDKLQDRLNKELGGTGGGGNFGGTGGQGQVPLMPEEFFNDNLKDLERRLNNTVQKAEENCAYMETNIRDSFQQELRNIRYEINNRILDQEYRINDMDLDIGLVKETVFDLDKRLSRLENTTSFIDRRLSECSGCSSSSSGSSPTGESLSPGETVKSLEWRVLANEDEIKRFDTRLKDLSVSGDSLEDRVINLSHDVRKIKALTGDNGEHFNRIVMEIESCNVCSTVEDDVKKLKNITNHSMDRWQKEMNYIKGKIDSGCVDICSSLQDEMDQLRKEVQKCIGQCKITLNTPTGTESATGHLDDPQKPLDGHSVISSNTGDLRSIQGELSEVILTFSSINDTLKGLEHVVQKHDSVITDLGNTKDKIISEIDKIQQEMTEHIEDSKIRFDNVDRDVRRFGNNFVVEMGDCKRTGDGLDKRLSKLEVVCGRLDSVSDNLQKIKEGLNKHVSSLWNCVSGLNNTVISHSGFIEILQNTHLDDIHGTIKRLNSSMVHILKEFQSLTENDLTGLPGPPGPQGETGLPGPQGPPGNDGPPGIQGLPGPKGPPGLRGERGLAGADANIQRLSFSAALTNPMVTSGTIIFDKIFVNEGGYYNPRTGIFTAPLDGRYFFSAILTGHKNVKIEAVLSKSNYGMARVDSAGYQPEGLENKPMAEAKPTPGSLAVFNIILPLQVGDTVCIDLVMGKLAHSVEPLTIFSGMLLYEDM, encoded by the exons gTACAGGACCTATATGAGGCCCAGATACAAGGTGGCTTACAAAATGGTAACAGAAATGGAGTGGAAGTGTTGCCATGGATACAGTGGAGAAGACTGTAATGAGGGACCAAACGGGGGATCTGATACTCAGATCTCAACAAGTAGACCTTGGCCTAGACCACAACCAGGACAAACTGGAACTAATAACGGTCATGGACAGAGCGGAGGAAATG GGAGAGGTGACAATGACAAGATGAAACAACTGGAGGACAAAATCCAGAAGTTGACCAAAGACCTAACTGACCTGCAGTCAACTCTGCGTGGCATGAATGAAAAATTCCAAGAGGAAATGCGTAAACCAGGTTTTAATAGTGGCAAAGCACCAGCTGATGCAGCCCAGCCTGAAATGAATGAGACCATCCATAACATACAGACCAAGCTTGATCAGTTGGACAACCGTACACAAGCTCATGACAAGACTCTAGTGAGCATCAATAACCACCTTGTGAATGGAAAAGGTGGAGGCAACGATCTAGACAATGGGGGAGTAGGAGGAAGCAGGTTCAACACCTTGAAGGAGGAAATCCTCAGAGAGCTTGAACGTCGAGTGACTCTTTCCTGTTCTGCCTGTCAGTCTGGAGTGGATGACTTGAAACAGCAACAGCAACAAGATCGGGAGAGGATCTTTGCTCTGGAAAAGCAGATTAATGCCATGGATCAGCGTCACCGCCAGACTTTAGATGGTTTACGCAGAGACCTCAGCCGGTCTCAAGGCTGCTGCGACACTGTGACAAACCTCAGTAGACGACTTAATGACATGGACAGGAAAATAAGCTCAACATCAGAGGCCTATGACAAGCTTCAGGATCGTCTGAATAAAGAACTAGGAGGAACTGGAGGTGGTGGAAATTTTGGAGGAACAGGTGGACAAGGACAAGTTCCTTTAATGCCAGAAGAATTTTTCAATGATAATCTAAAAGACCTGGAGAGACGGCTCAACAACACTGTCCAGAAGGCAGAGGAAAACTGTGCTTATATGGAGACTAACATACGGGACTCATTCCAACAAGAGCTCAGAAATATTCGCTATGAAATCAATAATCGTATTCTTGACCAGGAATACAGAATTAATGACATGGACCTTGATATTGGTCTTGTTAAAGAAACTGTATTTGATCTTGATAAGCGCCTATCTCGGCTTGAGAACACAACATCCTTTATAGACAGAAGGTTAAGTGAATGCTCTGGATGCTCAAGCTCAAGTTCTGGGTCTAGTCCAACCGGTGAGAGTCTGAGCCCTGGCGAGACGGTGAAGTCTTTGGAGTGGAGAGTCCTTGCAAATGAAGATGAAATCAAGAGGTTTGACACACGACTCAAGGATCTCTCGGTGTCTGGTGATTCTCTTGAAGATAGGGTCATAAACCTCAGCCATGATGTTCGCAAGATCAAAGCACTGACTGGAGACAATGGGGAACACTTTAACAGAATTGTCATGGAGATTGAGAGCTGCAACGTGTGCAGCACAGTGGAAGATGATGTAAAGAAACTCAAGAACATCACAAACCACTCCATGGACAGATGGCAGAAGGAAATGAATTACATTAAAGGTAAAATTGACTCGGGTTGTGTAGACATTTGCTCCAGTTTGCAGGACGAGATGGATCAATTGAGAAAGGAGGTACAGAAATGCATTGGTCAATGCAAGATCACCCTGAATACTCCTACAGGAACAGAATCAGCAACAGGTCACCTGGATGACCCACAGAAACCACTGGATGGACACAGTGTCATCAGTAGTAATACAGGTGACCTCAGGTCAATTCAGGGAGAACTGTCTGAAGTTATCTTAACCTTCAGCTCCATCAATGACACCCTAAAAGGTCTGGAGCATGTCGTTCAGAAACATGACAGTGTTATCACCGACCTTGGAAACACTAAAGACAAAATCATTTCTGAAATTGACAAGATCCAGCAGGAAATGACAGAGCACATAGAGGATAGCAAGATACGCTTTGACAACGTCGACCGAGATGTACGCCGCTTTGGGAACAATTTTGTGGTCGAGATGGGTGACTGCAAGAGGACTGGCGATGGTCTGGATAAGAGGCTCTCTAAACTCGAAGTGGTTTGTGGTCGGCTTGACTCTGTCTCAGACAATCTCCAGAAGATCAAAGAAGGCCTGAACAAACACGTGTCTAGCCTGTGGAACTGTGTTAGTGGGCTAAATAACACAGTGATCTCACACAGTGGGTTCATTGAGATCCTCCAGAACACACATCTGGATGATATCCACGGCACAATCAAGAGACTCAATTCCTCAATGGTACACATCCTCAAGGAGTTCCAGAGCTTAACTGAGAACGACCTGACAG GTTTACCTGGACCACCAGGTCCACAAGGAGAAACAGGGCTCCCAGGTCCACAGGGACCCCCAGGTAATGATGGACCCCCAGGTATTCAGGGCTTACCTGGGCCAAAAGGACCTCCTG GTCTCAGAGGAGAGCGAG GTCTGGCCGGTGCAGATGCCAATATACAACGTCTTTCCTTCTCAGCAGCTCTCACAAATCCAATGGTTACATCCGGAACAATCATTTTTGATAAGATCTTTGTAAATGAAGGAGGCTATTATAATCCACGAACAG GCATCTTTACTGCACCACTAGATGGACGCTACTTCTTCAGCGCTATCCTGACCGGTCACAAAAATGTGAAGATTGAAGCCGTGCTCTCCAAGTCTAACTATGGCATGGCTCGGGTGGACTCAGCGGGTTACCAACCCGAAGGTTTGGAAAACAAACCCATGGCCGAGGCCAAACCTACACCAGGTTCTCTTGCTGTCTTCAACATCATCCTGCCCCTTCAGGTGGGCGACACAGTCTGCATAGACCTGGTTATGGGCAAACTGGCCCATTCAGTGGAGCCTTTAACTATCTTCAGTGGTATGCTTCTATATGAAGATATGTAG
- the khk gene encoding ketohexokinase isoform X3: MGDKKILSIGLVCLDIINVVDKYPEEDTDTSCLSQRWQRGGNASNTCTVLSLLGAPCAFMGSLAPGPVADFIVGDFAQCGVDISGVAWQLWGETPCACCVVCPTKGSRTVVLSDTNLPDVSVEDFSKVDLSQYKWIHWEGRNADEQVKMIERVREYNSKQEEKNRISISVEIEKTREPLYQLFPLGDLVFVSKDVAQHFGFTSSAAALKGIYGRLRKGATLICAWAEKGADAMGPDGVIIHSDAFPPEKLVDTLGAGDTFNASVIYSLSNGGSLQDALTFGCQIAGKKCGIHGYDGILH, encoded by the exons ATGGGAGACAAAAAGATACTCAGCATTGGTTTGGTGTGTCTGGATATCATAAATGTTGTGGATAAATACCCGGAAGAAGATACTGATACCAG TTGTTTGTCTCAGAGATGGCAGAGGGGAGGAAATGCGTCAAACACGTGCACAGTTTTGTCTCTTCTTGGGGCCCCGTGTGCATTTATGGGGTCCTTGGCTCCTGGACCAGTAGCTGA TTTCATCGTGGGGGATTTTGCACAGTGTGGGGTGGACATATCTGGTGTGGCTTGGCAGCTGTGGGGTGAGACACCGTGTGCCTGTTGTGTGGTGTGTCCCACCAAGGGCTCTCGCACTGTCGTGCTCTCGGACAC AAACTTGCCAGATGTTTCTGTAGAAGATTTTTCAAAGGTGGACCTGAGCCAGTACAAGTGGATCCACTGGGAG GGCCGTAATGCTGACGAACAAGTGAAGATGATTGAGAGGGTGAGAGAGTATAACAGTAAACAGGAAGAGAAGAACAGAATCAGCATCTCTGTGGAAATCGAGAAGACCAGGGAACCCCTCTATCAGCTCTTCCCTCTTGGTGATTTG GTCTTTGTCAGTAAGGATGTGGCCCAGCACTTTGGGTTTACCTCATCCGCTGCTGCATTGAAGGGTATCTACGGTCGTCTGAGAAAGGG AGCTACCCTAATTTGTGCCTGGGCAGAAAAGGGAGCGGATGCCATGGGTCCCGATGGTGTAATTATCCATTCAGATGCATTCCCACCTGAGAAGCTTGTAGACACGCTTGGAGCAGGAGATACGTTTAATGCCTCTGTGATATATTCCCTTTCTAACG GGGGCAGCCTACAGGATGCTCTCACATTTGGCTGCCAGATTGCAGGCAAAAAATGCGGCATCCACGGATATGATGGAATTTTACACTGA
- the khk gene encoding ketohexokinase isoform X4, with translation MGDKKILSIGLVCLDIINVVDKYPEEDTDTSCLSQRWQRGGNASNTCTVLSLLGAPCAFMGSLAPGPVAENLPDVSVEDFSKVDLSQYKWIHWEGRNADEQVKMIERVREYNSKQEEKNRISISVEIEKTREPLYQLFPLGDLVFVSKDVAQHFGFTSSAAALKGIYGRLRKGATLICAWAEKGADAMGPDGVIIHSDAFPPEKLVDTLGAGDTFNASVIYSLSNGGSLQDALTFGCQIAGKKCGIHGYDGILH, from the exons ATGGGAGACAAAAAGATACTCAGCATTGGTTTGGTGTGTCTGGATATCATAAATGTTGTGGATAAATACCCGGAAGAAGATACTGATACCAG TTGTTTGTCTCAGAGATGGCAGAGGGGAGGAAATGCGTCAAACACGTGCACAGTTTTGTCTCTTCTTGGGGCCCCGTGTGCATTTATGGGGTCCTTGGCTCCTGGACCAGTAGCTGA AAACTTGCCAGATGTTTCTGTAGAAGATTTTTCAAAGGTGGACCTGAGCCAGTACAAGTGGATCCACTGGGAG GGCCGTAATGCTGACGAACAAGTGAAGATGATTGAGAGGGTGAGAGAGTATAACAGTAAACAGGAAGAGAAGAACAGAATCAGCATCTCTGTGGAAATCGAGAAGACCAGGGAACCCCTCTATCAGCTCTTCCCTCTTGGTGATTTG GTCTTTGTCAGTAAGGATGTGGCCCAGCACTTTGGGTTTACCTCATCCGCTGCTGCATTGAAGGGTATCTACGGTCGTCTGAGAAAGGG AGCTACCCTAATTTGTGCCTGGGCAGAAAAGGGAGCGGATGCCATGGGTCCCGATGGTGTAATTATCCATTCAGATGCATTCCCACCTGAGAAGCTTGTAGACACGCTTGGAGCAGGAGATACGTTTAATGCCTCTGTGATATATTCCCTTTCTAACG GGGGCAGCCTACAGGATGCTCTCACATTTGGCTGCCAGATTGCAGGCAAAAAATGCGGCATCCACGGATATGATGGAATTTTACACTGA